In Apostichopus japonicus isolate 1M-3 chromosome 5, ASM3797524v1, whole genome shotgun sequence, a single window of DNA contains:
- the LOC139967392 gene encoding heat shock 70 kDa protein-like isoform X1 has translation MGESEVTHSTYIAVFILLTAAFFDSVEGSVVIGIDMGTHTCRASIYRNGQVEWFGNIPSYIAFSKSTILRGQAAVDQVEQNPANTIYSSKRFLGRLFNEIVGDVSFYTYSLVDRKGWFGYRVEFEDQVKIVTPEEVIAQLLIETKDISEAYLGVEVRDVVIGVPVGFYDSQRRATLDAATIAGLNVIGFINAPTAIALAYNLMVGVQDEPIVTLTVLNIGGGETGVIVANVAPTSCRVIASGGNPANGGDDISARLMDDIVEEFQMQHDVDPRSNLVALQRLRMAVNEAITALESTPSADIYLPSLVDELPLSTTITRDRLKRASSKVIDEMRRIVDRTQQQAYAMGVSHIDKFIFSGGTCHNYHVRKALDEMVGSSLDDSLMDQEYVAKGTALYAALLTGDQDLDHPVLLEEITSRTFGINIYAGLQKNVIMAQSSIPTSQVVRLNDSSSAGTTLTISVYERDRAVAADNHLVGVYEISPVNASMEVDVLFSVDEDSIFHFDTVNPNFHVIPNTGRLNEMELEKMKEEAQCH, from the exons ATGGGAGAATCTGAAGTCACTCATTCAACATACATAGCAGTG TTCATACTGCTTACGGCGGCGTTCTTTGATTCAGTTGAAG GTAGCGTTGTGATCGGAATCGACATGGGGACTCATACCTGCAGGGCATCTATATACAGAAATGGCCAAGTTGAGTGGTTTGGAAACATACCAAGTTATATCGCTTTCTCTAAGTCAACGATACTACGAGGACAAGCCGCTGTAGATCAAGTTGaaca GAATCCGGCTAACACAATTTATTCTAGCAAGCGATTTCTCGGACGACTTTTCAACGAAATTGTCGGCGACGTGTCTTTCTATACATACTCTTTGGTGGATCGAAAGGGGTGGTTTGGCTATCGAGTTGAATTCGAAGATCAAGTCAAGATAGTCACCCCGGAAGAGGTCATCGCTCAACTGTTGATCGAAACAAAGGATATCTCTGAAGCTTATCTTGGTGTCGAAGTTCGCGACGTCGTAATCGGAGTGCCTGTAGGTTTCTACGACTCTCAAAGACGAGCAACACTAGATGCCGCTACCATAGCCGGTCTTAACGTGATTGGTTTCATTAACGCACCCACTGCGATCGCCCTGGCATACAACCTAATGGTTGGTGTCCAAGATGAACCTATAGTAACGCTCACGGTTCTCAACATCGGAGGTGGAGAGACAGGTGTAATCGTTGCTAACGTTGCTCCCACATCATGTCGGGTGATTGCGAGCGGAGGCAACCCGGCGAATGGAGGTGATGACATAAGCGCACGTTTGATGGATGACATCGTGGAAGAATTTCAAATGCAACACGACGTCGACCCGAGATCAAACTTAGTAGCGTTGCAACGTTTGCGAATGGCTGTTAACGAAGCTATAACTGCACTTGAATCGACACCGTCGGCTGATATATATCTCCCATCGTTAGTGGATGAGCTCCCTCTCTCAACGACAATCACCAGGGACCGACTGAAAAGGGCTTCGAGCAAGGTGATAGATGAAATGCGAAGGATCGTCGACCGCACACAACAGCAAGCTTACGCTATGGGTGTCTCACATATTGATAAGTTTATTTTCTCCGGTGGAACTTGTCATAATTATCACGTCCGAAAGGCTTTGGACGAAATGGTAGGTAGTTCGTTAGATGATTCCTTGATGGACCAAGAGTATGTAGCAAAAGGGACTGCCCTGTACGCTGCGTTACTCACTGGTGACCAAGACCTTGACCATCCTGTACTTCTCGAGGAGATCACTAGTCGTACTTTTGGCATTAATATCTATGCTGGCTTACAAAAGAACGTTATAATGGCGCAGAGCTCGATTCCAACGAGTCAAGTCGTTAGATTAAACGACTCTTCATCCGCTGGAACGACTCTGACAATTTCTGTTTATGAAAGGGACAGGGCAGTAGCGGCAGATAATCACCTAGTTGGAGTCTATGAAATTAGTCCTGTTAATGCAAGCATGGAGGTCGACGTTTTGTTTAGTGTCGACGAGGATTCCATTTTTCATTTCGACACCGTTAATCCTAATTTCCACGTCATTCCTAACACTGGTAGATTAAACGAAATGGAACTTGAGAAGATGAAAGAAGAGGCACAGTGTCATTGA
- the LOC139967392 gene encoding uncharacterized protein isoform X3: MNPANTIYSSKRFLGRLFNEIVGDVSFYTYSLVDRKGWFGYRVEFEDQVKIVTPEEVIAQLLIETKDISEAYLGVEVRDVVIGVPVGFYDSQRRATLDAATIAGLNVIGFINAPTAIALAYNLMVGVQDEPIVTLTVLNIGGGETGVIVANVAPTSCRVIASGGNPANGGDDISARLMDDIVEEFQMQHDVDPRSNLVALQRLRMAVNEAITALESTPSADIYLPSLVDELPLSTTITRDRLKRASSKVIDEMRRIVDRTQQQAYAMGVSHIDKFIFSGGTCHNYHVRKALDEMVGSSLDDSLMDQEYVAKGTALYAALLTGDQDLDHPVLLEEITSRTFGINIYAGLQKNVIMAQSSIPTSQVVRLNDSSSAGTTLTISVYERDRAVAADNHLVGVYEISPVNASMEVDVLFSVDEDSIFHFDTVNPNFHVIPNTGRLNEMELEKMKEEAQCH; the protein is encoded by the exons at GAATCCGGCTAACACAATTTATTCTAGCAAGCGATTTCTCGGACGACTTTTCAACGAAATTGTCGGCGACGTGTCTTTCTATACATACTCTTTGGTGGATCGAAAGGGGTGGTTTGGCTATCGAGTTGAATTCGAAGATCAAGTCAAGATAGTCACCCCGGAAGAGGTCATCGCTCAACTGTTGATCGAAACAAAGGATATCTCTGAAGCTTATCTTGGTGTCGAAGTTCGCGACGTCGTAATCGGAGTGCCTGTAGGTTTCTACGACTCTCAAAGACGAGCAACACTAGATGCCGCTACCATAGCCGGTCTTAACGTGATTGGTTTCATTAACGCACCCACTGCGATCGCCCTGGCATACAACCTAATGGTTGGTGTCCAAGATGAACCTATAGTAACGCTCACGGTTCTCAACATCGGAGGTGGAGAGACAGGTGTAATCGTTGCTAACGTTGCTCCCACATCATGTCGGGTGATTGCGAGCGGAGGCAACCCGGCGAATGGAGGTGATGACATAAGCGCACGTTTGATGGATGACATCGTGGAAGAATTTCAAATGCAACACGACGTCGACCCGAGATCAAACTTAGTAGCGTTGCAACGTTTGCGAATGGCTGTTAACGAAGCTATAACTGCACTTGAATCGACACCGTCGGCTGATATATATCTCCCATCGTTAGTGGATGAGCTCCCTCTCTCAACGACAATCACCAGGGACCGACTGAAAAGGGCTTCGAGCAAGGTGATAGATGAAATGCGAAGGATCGTCGACCGCACACAACAGCAAGCTTACGCTATGGGTGTCTCACATATTGATAAGTTTATTTTCTCCGGTGGAACTTGTCATAATTATCACGTCCGAAAGGCTTTGGACGAAATGGTAGGTAGTTCGTTAGATGATTCCTTGATGGACCAAGAGTATGTAGCAAAAGGGACTGCCCTGTACGCTGCGTTACTCACTGGTGACCAAGACCTTGACCATCCTGTACTTCTCGAGGAGATCACTAGTCGTACTTTTGGCATTAATATCTATGCTGGCTTACAAAAGAACGTTATAATGGCGCAGAGCTCGATTCCAACGAGTCAAGTCGTTAGATTAAACGACTCTTCATCCGCTGGAACGACTCTGACAATTTCTGTTTATGAAAGGGACAGGGCAGTAGCGGCAGATAATCACCTAGTTGGAGTCTATGAAATTAGTCCTGTTAATGCAAGCATGGAGGTCGACGTTTTGTTTAGTGTCGACGAGGATTCCATTTTTCATTTCGACACCGTTAATCCTAATTTCCACGTCATTCCTAACACTGGTAGATTAAACGAAATGGAACTTGAGAAGATGAAAGAAGAGGCACAGTGTCATTGA
- the LOC139967392 gene encoding heat shock 70 kDa protein-like isoform X2 has product MGTHTCRASIYRNGQVEWFGNIPSYIAFSKSTILRGQAAVDQVEQNPANTIYSSKRFLGRLFNEIVGDVSFYTYSLVDRKGWFGYRVEFEDQVKIVTPEEVIAQLLIETKDISEAYLGVEVRDVVIGVPVGFYDSQRRATLDAATIAGLNVIGFINAPTAIALAYNLMVGVQDEPIVTLTVLNIGGGETGVIVANVAPTSCRVIASGGNPANGGDDISARLMDDIVEEFQMQHDVDPRSNLVALQRLRMAVNEAITALESTPSADIYLPSLVDELPLSTTITRDRLKRASSKVIDEMRRIVDRTQQQAYAMGVSHIDKFIFSGGTCHNYHVRKALDEMVGSSLDDSLMDQEYVAKGTALYAALLTGDQDLDHPVLLEEITSRTFGINIYAGLQKNVIMAQSSIPTSQVVRLNDSSSAGTTLTISVYERDRAVAADNHLVGVYEISPVNASMEVDVLFSVDEDSIFHFDTVNPNFHVIPNTGRLNEMELEKMKEEAQCH; this is encoded by the exons ATGGGGACTCATACCTGCAGGGCATCTATATACAGAAATGGCCAAGTTGAGTGGTTTGGAAACATACCAAGTTATATCGCTTTCTCTAAGTCAACGATACTACGAGGACAAGCCGCTGTAGATCAAGTTGaaca GAATCCGGCTAACACAATTTATTCTAGCAAGCGATTTCTCGGACGACTTTTCAACGAAATTGTCGGCGACGTGTCTTTCTATACATACTCTTTGGTGGATCGAAAGGGGTGGTTTGGCTATCGAGTTGAATTCGAAGATCAAGTCAAGATAGTCACCCCGGAAGAGGTCATCGCTCAACTGTTGATCGAAACAAAGGATATCTCTGAAGCTTATCTTGGTGTCGAAGTTCGCGACGTCGTAATCGGAGTGCCTGTAGGTTTCTACGACTCTCAAAGACGAGCAACACTAGATGCCGCTACCATAGCCGGTCTTAACGTGATTGGTTTCATTAACGCACCCACTGCGATCGCCCTGGCATACAACCTAATGGTTGGTGTCCAAGATGAACCTATAGTAACGCTCACGGTTCTCAACATCGGAGGTGGAGAGACAGGTGTAATCGTTGCTAACGTTGCTCCCACATCATGTCGGGTGATTGCGAGCGGAGGCAACCCGGCGAATGGAGGTGATGACATAAGCGCACGTTTGATGGATGACATCGTGGAAGAATTTCAAATGCAACACGACGTCGACCCGAGATCAAACTTAGTAGCGTTGCAACGTTTGCGAATGGCTGTTAACGAAGCTATAACTGCACTTGAATCGACACCGTCGGCTGATATATATCTCCCATCGTTAGTGGATGAGCTCCCTCTCTCAACGACAATCACCAGGGACCGACTGAAAAGGGCTTCGAGCAAGGTGATAGATGAAATGCGAAGGATCGTCGACCGCACACAACAGCAAGCTTACGCTATGGGTGTCTCACATATTGATAAGTTTATTTTCTCCGGTGGAACTTGTCATAATTATCACGTCCGAAAGGCTTTGGACGAAATGGTAGGTAGTTCGTTAGATGATTCCTTGATGGACCAAGAGTATGTAGCAAAAGGGACTGCCCTGTACGCTGCGTTACTCACTGGTGACCAAGACCTTGACCATCCTGTACTTCTCGAGGAGATCACTAGTCGTACTTTTGGCATTAATATCTATGCTGGCTTACAAAAGAACGTTATAATGGCGCAGAGCTCGATTCCAACGAGTCAAGTCGTTAGATTAAACGACTCTTCATCCGCTGGAACGACTCTGACAATTTCTGTTTATGAAAGGGACAGGGCAGTAGCGGCAGATAATCACCTAGTTGGAGTCTATGAAATTAGTCCTGTTAATGCAAGCATGGAGGTCGACGTTTTGTTTAGTGTCGACGAGGATTCCATTTTTCATTTCGACACCGTTAATCCTAATTTCCACGTCATTCCTAACACTGGTAGATTAAACGAAATGGAACTTGAGAAGATGAAAGAAGAGGCACAGTGTCATTGA